One region of Fragaria vesca subsp. vesca linkage group LG4, FraVesHawaii_1.0, whole genome shotgun sequence genomic DNA includes:
- the LOC101300613 gene encoding major allergen Pru av 1-like — translation MGVFTYETEFTSVIPPPRLFKAFILDADNLIPKIAPQAVKCAEIIEGDGGVGTIKKITFGEGSQFGSVTHKIDGIDKENFVYSYSLVEGDALSDKIEKISYVTKLVASSDGGSIIKSTSNYHTKGDVEIKEEHVKAGKEKASHLFKLVEGYLLANPNEYC, via the coding sequence ATCTGTCATCCCACCACCAAGATTGTTCAAGGCTTTCATCCTTGATGCCGATAACCTCATCCCAAAGATTGCTCCACAAGCAGTTAAGTGTGCTGAAATCATTGAAGGAGATGGAGGCGTAGGCACCATCAAGAAGATCACCTTCGGTGAAGGCAGCCAGTTCGGCTCAGTGACCCACAAGATCGATGGGATTGACAAAGAGAACTTTGTGTACAGCTACAGTTTGGTCGAAGGAGATGCCTTGTCCGACAAGATTGAGAAGATCTCTTACGTGACCAAATTGGTGGCGTCTTCCGATGGAGGATCCATCATCAAGAGCACCAGTAACTACCACACCAAAGGTGACGTGGAGATCAAGGAAGAGCATGTTAAGGCCGGAAAAGAGAAGGCGTCCCACCTCTTCAAGCTTGTTGAAGGCTACCTCTTGGCCAATCCTAATGAATACTGTTAA